One segment of Pseudobythopirellula maris DNA contains the following:
- a CDS encoding PRC-barrel domain-containing protein, translating to MRNTTLMAIVFALGFSPMAMAQQTITQRDRTTPHAQTHRADKPDSSNYDSDRMLPQGLVRASELMNKAVYNNQEDQVATVYDVVLSEKDGKVAYVAISTGGFLGMGDKLFAVPHNAFSHKMMDGEKVCTLDATEETFENNQGFDQDNWPTKATKNWKTNAQNTRPERMNHQQNNHLNNN from the coding sequence ATGCGTAACACGACACTCATGGCGATCGTCTTTGCCCTCGGCTTTAGTCCCATGGCGATGGCCCAGCAAACCATCACCCAACGCGACCGCACCACGCCGCACGCCCAGACCCACCGCGCCGACAAGCCGGACAGCTCGAACTACGACAGCGACAGGATGCTTCCGCAAGGCTTGGTTCGCGCCAGCGAGCTGATGAACAAGGCGGTCTACAACAACCAAGAGGACCAGGTCGCTACGGTCTACGACGTCGTGCTTAGCGAGAAGGACGGCAAGGTGGCTTATGTGGCGATCTCGACGGGCGGCTTCCTTGGCATGGGCGACAAACTGTTCGCCGTGCCGCACAACGCGTTCAGCCACAAGATGATGGACGGCGAGAAGGTCTGCACGCTCGACGCCACCGAGGAGACCTTCGAGAACAACCAAGGCTTCGACCAGGACAACTGGCCCACCAAGGCTACAAAGAACTGGAAGACGAACGCCCAGAACACTCGCCCCGAGCGGATGAATCACCAGCAGAACAACCATCTCAACAATAACTGA
- a CDS encoding PP2C family protein-serine/threonine phosphatase has translation MKQLDIAASGVCRDPGESVAHHLVASLSRSARVRQSSLHMANDSRLFGPPQAQLLIVSEGAGDEPTRMAAATAVDAVGRALLRDDEWLLSLRSENHEEVAVQLADAVKQAAHGLPGTQSDDDNTALNPHVSLTAALLAWPWVVVAHVGDSAAVVLRHGSPLQLTASHTAAAELVASGRVAEAPDADSPLGRWVANRLDDPDQMAIETVVDELQEGDLFCLGVSGVLATLHDESFVREACKAPHHARRIADDTIDHAKQTDDRPSLAVVVAKLGDHDDESLYAEADALEKDQEQTNSATPSAPPALEPALAEEETRLTPETPTKALDHQR, from the coding sequence ATGAAACAGCTCGATATCGCCGCGTCTGGCGTCTGCCGCGATCCTGGTGAGAGCGTGGCGCACCACCTCGTCGCCTCGCTGAGTCGCTCGGCGCGCGTTAGGCAGTCGTCGCTGCATATGGCGAATGACTCCCGGCTGTTCGGCCCGCCCCAAGCACAGCTGCTCATCGTGTCCGAAGGCGCCGGCGACGAGCCGACGCGGATGGCGGCGGCCACCGCCGTCGACGCCGTCGGCAGGGCATTGCTCCGCGACGACGAGTGGCTCCTGAGCCTTAGATCGGAAAATCACGAAGAGGTCGCCGTCCAATTGGCCGACGCCGTGAAACAAGCGGCCCACGGATTGCCCGGGACACAGTCGGACGACGACAACACCGCGTTAAATCCCCACGTGTCGCTCACCGCGGCGTTGCTCGCTTGGCCTTGGGTTGTGGTCGCCCATGTGGGAGATTCGGCAGCCGTTGTGCTCAGGCACGGTTCGCCCCTGCAGCTTACCGCTAGCCACACCGCCGCCGCGGAGTTGGTCGCCTCGGGCAGGGTGGCCGAGGCCCCCGACGCCGATTCGCCATTGGGCCGCTGGGTCGCCAACCGGCTCGACGACCCCGATCAAATGGCCATTGAAACGGTGGTCGACGAATTGCAGGAGGGTGACCTGTTTTGCCTCGGGGTCAGCGGCGTGCTGGCCACGCTGCACGACGAGTCGTTCGTCCGCGAGGCGTGCAAAGCACCGCACCACGCCCGCCGGATCGCCGATGACACAATCGATCACGCGAAGCAAACCGACGACCGCCCCAGCCTGGCGGTGGTGGTCGCCAAACTCGGCGACCACGACGACGAAAGCCTTTACGCTGAGGCCGACGCTCTCGAAAAAGACCAAGAACAAACCAACTCCGCCACGCCTTCCGCCCCTCCGGCTTTAGAGCCGGCTCTGGCGGAAGAAGAAACACGACTCACGCCCGAAACACCCACCAAAGCCCTCGATCACCAGCGCTAG
- a CDS encoding sigma-54-dependent transcriptional regulator, whose protein sequence is MPSLISIDDDRSVHHLVSRALEGMGVGVIPALTASEGIEAISNHQPDAVLLDVMLPDMSGLDAFKLIREKDPRLPVIIATAAGSSDTAIEAMKLGAFDYLTKPIDVEHLERLVGHAIQSRRLASVPVGMNNLTKPEDKGDAFVGRCPSMQEVFKAVGRVAQQDVPVLVRGESGTGKELVARAIFQHGARSQGPFLAVNCAALSETLLESELFGHEKGAFTGAHDRRIGKFEQCNGGTIFLDEVGDMSPLVQSKVLRLLQQQKFERVGGNSTIETNVRIVSATNRDLEKMCEEGDFRNDLFYRLNGYTITLPPLRTRGDDRVLLLQHFLAQLNKELGRDVNGVAPDAMQRLLDYDWPGNVREMQSVVKQALLHCTGPVLMASALPAEVHSSAVKPRSDSHGVTSATERGEEHPQQGGTSDEAGHAAANGSAASFASFIDDRLVAGGGELYAETLAHMERELLTRVLTRTGGNQSEASRILGITRGSLRNKIRTNGIVIGPDITVKQ, encoded by the coding sequence ATGCCCAGTCTTATTTCGATTGACGATGATCGTTCAGTCCATCACCTTGTGAGCCGCGCCCTTGAAGGGATGGGGGTGGGGGTCATCCCCGCGTTGACGGCGAGCGAAGGGATCGAGGCGATTTCTAATCATCAGCCTGATGCGGTGCTGCTCGACGTGATGCTGCCGGACATGTCGGGGCTCGACGCGTTCAAGCTCATACGCGAGAAGGACCCGCGGCTCCCGGTAATCATCGCCACGGCGGCCGGCAGCAGCGACACCGCCATCGAGGCGATGAAGCTCGGCGCGTTCGACTACCTGACCAAGCCGATCGACGTGGAGCACCTCGAACGGTTGGTGGGCCACGCCATCCAATCGCGGCGGCTGGCGAGTGTGCCGGTCGGCATGAACAACCTCACGAAGCCCGAAGACAAAGGCGACGCCTTCGTAGGCCGCTGCCCTTCGATGCAAGAGGTCTTCAAGGCCGTGGGCCGTGTCGCCCAGCAAGACGTGCCGGTGTTGGTGCGTGGTGAAAGCGGCACCGGCAAGGAATTGGTCGCCCGGGCGATATTCCAGCACGGCGCCCGGTCCCAAGGGCCCTTCCTTGCCGTCAACTGCGCGGCTCTTTCCGAGACGCTGCTCGAGAGCGAGCTCTTCGGCCATGAGAAGGGCGCTTTCACGGGCGCCCACGACCGCCGCATCGGCAAGTTCGAACAGTGCAACGGGGGCACCATCTTCCTCGACGAGGTGGGCGACATGTCGCCACTCGTCCAGAGCAAAGTGCTCCGCCTCCTCCAGCAGCAAAAATTCGAACGCGTGGGCGGCAACTCGACGATCGAGACCAACGTGCGAATCGTCTCGGCGACCAACCGCGACCTGGAAAAAATGTGCGAAGAGGGCGACTTCCGCAACGACCTCTTCTACCGACTCAACGGTTACACAATCACCCTGCCGCCGTTGCGCACGCGTGGCGACGACCGCGTGCTGCTTTTGCAGCACTTCCTGGCCCAACTCAACAAGGAGCTTGGCCGCGACGTGAACGGCGTGGCGCCCGACGCCATGCAGCGACTGCTGGACTACGATTGGCCCGGCAACGTACGCGAGATGCAGAGCGTTGTGAAGCAAGCGTTGTTGCACTGCACCGGCCCGGTGCTAATGGCCTCAGCGTTGCCGGCAGAGGTGCATTCCTCGGCCGTCAAGCCACGCTCCGACTCACACGGCGTTACCTCGGCGACGGAGCGGGGAGAAGAACACCCGCAGCAAGGCGGGACAAGCGACGAAGCAGGTCACGCCGCAGCCAATGGCTCGGCCGCTTCCTTCGCCTCGTTTATCGACGATCGGCTAGTGGCCGGTGGAGGCGAACTCTACGCCGAAACGCTCGCCCACATGGAGCGTGAGTTGCTCACCCGGGTGCTCACCCGCACCGGCGGCAACCAGTCGGAAGCCTCTCGGATCTTGGGCATAACTCGCGGCAGCCTGCGGAACAAGATCCGCACTAACGGCATCGTGATTGGTCCTGACATCACCGTGAAGCAGTAG
- a CDS encoding UDP-N-acetylglucosamine--N-acetylmuramyl-(pentapeptide) pyrophosphoryl-undecaprenol N-acetylglucosamine transferase → MTTTPHIVFAGGGALGNLYPGLAIAEILAQQLPDVRITFLGDGRPIERDTVTGWGWRYMAAPGMRTPLGPLRATADMTIGKWVARWMLSEHQVSLVVGLGGPATRPALAAAQSRGLPNILLETNAEPPAAHCRLAKRANLTCVAFEEARSRLPIDAALAITGAPGRGGFERIYSRRAAPRLAQTGFSRPREKRLVVIGGVGGATSLNDHTPSALACLGKELDGWRVIHQSGAGRLRETENRYQRAGVDALVVTYLDEMAAVCEEADLVVCRAGGATLAELALAGLPAVLVPDGRPSGGSQLRNAQIYQREGACRVIDEAALKNPQTADRSARDLSVALARELRPLLVDDAQRSSLAGGMLAMARPGAAAQIAAACGELIETAAPTRGLAVAAPRPQAA, encoded by the coding sequence ATGACAACCACTCCCCACATTGTCTTTGCCGGCGGGGGCGCCCTCGGCAACCTCTACCCCGGACTCGCGATCGCCGAGATCCTCGCCCAGCAGTTGCCCGACGTGCGGATCACGTTCCTCGGCGACGGGCGCCCGATCGAACGCGACACGGTCACCGGCTGGGGCTGGCGCTACATGGCGGCGCCCGGCATGCGGACCCCGCTCGGCCCCCTGCGCGCCACGGCCGACATGACCATTGGAAAGTGGGTCGCCCGCTGGATGCTGAGCGAGCACCAGGTGAGCCTGGTGGTAGGACTCGGGGGCCCCGCCACACGCCCCGCCCTGGCGGCCGCTCAAAGCCGTGGCCTGCCGAACATCTTGCTCGAAACCAACGCCGAGCCGCCCGCCGCGCATTGCCGCCTGGCGAAGCGCGCCAATCTCACCTGCGTCGCGTTCGAAGAGGCCCGCTCGCGGCTGCCGATCGACGCGGCCCTGGCGATCACCGGCGCCCCCGGTCGGGGCGGCTTTGAGCGGATCTACTCGCGACGCGCCGCCCCGCGTCTGGCGCAGACCGGATTCTCCCGGCCGCGAGAGAAGCGGCTCGTGGTGATCGGCGGGGTGGGCGGGGCGACCTCGCTCAACGACCACACGCCGAGCGCCCTGGCCTGCCTGGGCAAAGAGCTCGACGGCTGGCGGGTGATCCATCAGTCGGGCGCCGGCCGGTTGCGTGAGACCGAAAACCGCTACCAGCGGGCCGGCGTCGACGCGCTCGTGGTGACCTATCTCGACGAGATGGCCGCCGTTTGCGAGGAAGCCGATCTGGTCGTGTGCCGCGCGGGCGGAGCGACTCTCGCCGAGCTCGCGCTGGCCGGACTGCCGGCCGTGCTGGTGCCCGATGGGCGCCCGAGCGGCGGCTCGCAACTGCGCAACGCCCAGATATACCAGCGCGAGGGCGCCTGTCGCGTGATCGACGAGGCGGCGCTGAAGAACCCGCAAACGGCCGACCGCAGCGCCCGCGACCTGTCGGTCGCCTTGGCCCGCGAATTGAGGCCCCTGTTGGTCGACGACGCCCAACGCTCCAGCCTAGCGGGCGGCATGCTGGCGATGGCCCGGCCGGGCGCCGCCGCCCAGATCGCCGCGGCCTGCGGCGAGTTGATCGAAACCGCCGCCCCCACCCGCGGGCTCGCTGTGGCGGCGCCACGCCCACAGGCCGCCTGA
- the dps gene encoding DNA starvation/stationary phase protection protein Dps — MKTLSRHVVEGESRTATIAALQNCLADLIDLALQGKQAHWNVVGSSFRAVHLQLDEIIATTRDGSDAVAERIVTLGDPAEGLPSYVAEKSRLAAYPSGLQSVSDTVTQVADRLQKAIQGLREAIETVSDLDPISEDLLVGLTGALEKHLWMVQAQEA, encoded by the coding sequence ATGAAGACTCTCTCAAGGCATGTCGTTGAAGGCGAATCGAGGACCGCAACCATTGCGGCCCTACAGAACTGCTTGGCGGATTTGATCGATCTCGCTTTGCAGGGCAAGCAAGCCCATTGGAACGTAGTTGGCTCTAGCTTCCGAGCCGTTCACCTGCAGCTCGACGAGATCATCGCCACCACCCGCGACGGCTCCGACGCCGTTGCCGAACGGATCGTCACGCTTGGTGACCCGGCCGAAGGCTTGCCCTCCTACGTGGCCGAAAAATCGCGTCTCGCAGCCTACCCTTCCGGCCTGCAGTCGGTAAGCGACACCGTGACCCAGGTGGCGGACCGGCTACAGAAGGCAATCCAAGGCTTACGCGAAGCTATCGAGACTGTTAGCGACCTCGACCCGATCAGCGAGGACCTCTTGGTTGGGTTGACCGGGGCTCTCGAGAAGCACCTTTGGATGGTCCAAGCCCAAGAGGCCTAA
- a CDS encoding alkaline phosphatase family protein, translating to MPNKQVLLIIIDGLSWGLIPEAIRKGRLPTLAALAESGRMQSCTSIYPSITPAATGSIVTGKGPAEHGVQGAFWFDRPRREVEYFGSAPAVMLREGLGEYFDDFLLTLNDELLGVPTIYEKAAVDGLRSAGLNLMWRRGGIAHDVQSSLLTDLMPGVQLASSVLGPEWLFQGEFVGTPLSGAPAPEIPGGASRRFGFNDDATRAMLEAFDLSDEEADLIVAYFPDNDFESHDHGAEQALPCVEKVDQALGALAQRHGGIAAWLETTAVVVVGDHGHNDLEPNADRRGIALEKLLEGRRFPAAGSDWREGDELMVCPNMRAAQVAVRPGDENALPRLAETILVDERIDQAVWFDPAERVFRVWTAERGRLTFAPHELSSGAPPAGWALATDDRGQSWRLNGELAVIGARIEERGGQDRLVTSEYPDALGRIAQGGPACQPALWLTARPGYEFTLPGTDLHDASSHGSLHRCDSESVLITAGLPAGVESPEFASITDITPLCLAALGVEQPQAKKLAAIS from the coding sequence ATGCCCAACAAGCAAGTGCTGCTGATCATTATCGATGGGCTCAGCTGGGGGTTGATACCCGAGGCTATTCGCAAGGGCCGTTTGCCCACCCTCGCCGCCTTGGCCGAGTCGGGGCGTATGCAAAGCTGCACATCGATTTACCCCTCCATCACCCCGGCGGCTACGGGATCGATCGTGACGGGCAAGGGCCCGGCCGAGCACGGGGTGCAAGGCGCTTTCTGGTTCGACCGGCCCCGCCGCGAAGTTGAGTACTTCGGCTCGGCTCCTGCCGTGATGCTACGCGAGGGCCTCGGCGAGTACTTCGACGACTTCCTGCTAACGCTCAACGACGAATTGCTCGGCGTACCTACCATCTACGAGAAGGCGGCGGTCGATGGGCTCAGGTCGGCGGGGCTCAACCTGATGTGGCGTCGCGGAGGCATTGCTCACGACGTCCAATCGAGCCTGCTCACCGACCTGATGCCCGGCGTCCAGCTGGCGTCGTCGGTGCTCGGACCCGAGTGGCTGTTCCAAGGCGAGTTCGTCGGCACGCCACTGAGCGGCGCGCCGGCGCCCGAGATCCCCGGCGGGGCTAGCCGCCGGTTCGGCTTCAATGACGACGCCACCCGCGCTATGCTCGAGGCGTTCGACCTTTCGGACGAGGAGGCCGACCTCATCGTGGCCTATTTCCCCGACAACGACTTCGAGAGCCACGACCACGGCGCCGAACAGGCGCTCCCGTGTGTCGAAAAAGTCGACCAAGCACTCGGGGCCCTCGCCCAGCGGCACGGCGGGATCGCAGCCTGGCTCGAAACGACTGCCGTCGTGGTGGTGGGAGACCACGGCCACAACGACCTTGAACCGAACGCCGATCGCCGCGGCATCGCCTTGGAGAAATTGCTCGAGGGCCGTCGGTTCCCTGCCGCCGGAAGCGACTGGCGTGAGGGCGATGAGCTGATGGTGTGCCCCAACATGCGTGCGGCCCAGGTGGCTGTGCGGCCCGGCGATGAGAACGCGTTGCCGCGCCTCGCCGAAACGATACTTGTCGACGAGCGGATCGATCAAGCGGTTTGGTTCGACCCGGCGGAGCGTGTATTTCGTGTGTGGACTGCCGAGCGGGGACGCTTGACCTTTGCCCCCCACGAGTTGTCCAGCGGCGCGCCGCCGGCGGGCTGGGCGCTAGCGACCGACGATCGTGGCCAAAGTTGGCGCCTGAACGGGGAACTGGCTGTGATCGGCGCACGTATCGAGGAGCGAGGTGGCCAAGATCGCTTAGTCACAAGCGAATACCCTGATGCCCTGGGGCGTATTGCCCAGGGAGGACCCGCCTGCCAGCCGGCGTTGTGGCTTACGGCCCGTCCAGGCTACGAATTCACTCTGCCGGGCACCGATCTGCACGACGCGAGCTCACACGGCTCGCTGCATCGCTGCGACTCGGAATCGGTCTTGATAACCGCGGGATTGCCCGCCGGGGTGGAGTCGCCCGAGTTTGCATCGATCACCGACATCACGCCGCTTTGCTTGGCTGCGCTTGGGGTCGAGCAGCCTCAAGCGAAGAAGCTAGCCGCTATCAGCTAA
- a CDS encoding DUF4112 domain-containing protein → MRSEARNWFSEFENQRTRSLGSMIDRVDVERLASQLDDAFRVPGTNIRFGWDSIIGLVPGVGDAATTLLAIAPVLAAYREGVGRWTLARMIGNVALDATLGAVPILGDAFDLFFKANRRNLRHLKRHREKTGRLGPNGWVSTEQQPGE, encoded by the coding sequence ATGCGTAGCGAAGCACGAAATTGGTTTAGCGAATTCGAGAACCAGCGCACCCGGTCGCTCGGATCGATGATCGACCGAGTCGACGTGGAGCGGCTCGCCTCGCAGCTCGACGACGCCTTCCGAGTGCCCGGCACGAACATTCGGTTCGGCTGGGACAGCATCATTGGCCTGGTGCCCGGCGTGGGCGACGCGGCCACCACGTTGCTGGCCATCGCCCCGGTGTTGGCGGCCTACCGCGAGGGCGTTGGCCGCTGGACGCTCGCCCGCATGATTGGGAACGTGGCGCTCGACGCCACGCTCGGCGCCGTTCCGATTCTGGGCGACGCGTTCGACCTCTTCTTCAAAGCGAACCGCCGCAACCTGCGACACCTCAAACGCCACCGTGAGAAAACCGGCCGGTTAGGGCCGAACGGCTGGGTGAGTACGGAGCAGCAACCGGGGGAATGA
- a CDS encoding DUF1328 domain-containing protein gives MLSWALTFLVIALIAAVLGFGGVAGAATGIAQILFYAFLVLFLVSLIVPHFRKSV, from the coding sequence ATGTTGAGTTGGGCCCTTACGTTTCTTGTCATTGCGTTGATTGCTGCTGTACTTGGCTTCGGCGGCGTCGCCGGCGCGGCTACGGGCATCGCGCAGATCCTGTTCTACGCCTTCCTCGTGCTGTTCCTCGTGAGCCTCATTGTCCCCCACTTCCGTAAGTCGGTATAG
- a CDS encoding response regulator transcription factor — protein MAKAKAQEAEEAQRILLVDDDAEIIESLRLALEANDYEVLVARDGNQGLALIERESPDLVILDMMMPKRSGFLVLEKLRRTQPDPPRVIMITANEGNRHKAYAETLGVDDYLRKPFPMDQLIMSVKRLLD, from the coding sequence ATGGCAAAAGCCAAGGCCCAAGAAGCTGAAGAAGCCCAACGGATCCTACTCGTCGACGACGACGCGGAGATCATCGAGTCGCTGCGTCTGGCGCTCGAAGCGAACGACTACGAGGTGCTGGTCGCCCGCGACGGCAATCAGGGCCTCGCGCTCATCGAGCGTGAGTCGCCCGACCTCGTGATCCTCGACATGATGATGCCCAAACGCAGCGGGTTCCTCGTCTTGGAGAAGCTCCGCCGCACGCAGCCCGACCCGCCACGGGTGATCATGATCACCGCCAACGAGGGCAACCGCCACAAGGCGTACGCCGAAACGCTGGGCGTCGACGACTACCTGCGCAAGCCGTTCCCGATGGACCAGCTCATCATGAGCGTCAAGCGGCTGCTGGATTGA
- a CDS encoding exopolysaccharide biosynthesis protein, protein MSAAAQTTKLSDLFDSLVDNTSGEKVSIGDLMDALDTRTFGPLLLLPGIIAASPIGAVPGMSIVTGSMIILIAGQILIGRKKPWLPNRLLEFEFSRDRLTATKKKLGPWMEWAERPIQARYPVLVDPPAAQIVAVACILLALTFYPLALFPFGVFLPATAVCFYALGLSSRDGLLTLFAAVLTTASLWALYAFWPF, encoded by the coding sequence ATGTCCGCCGCCGCTCAAACCACCAAGCTATCCGACCTGTTCGATTCGCTCGTCGACAACACGTCGGGAGAGAAAGTCTCCATCGGCGACCTGATGGACGCGCTCGACACACGCACCTTCGGGCCGTTGCTCCTGCTGCCGGGAATTATCGCCGCCTCGCCGATCGGCGCCGTCCCCGGCATGTCGATCGTCACCGGCTCGATGATCATCTTGATCGCCGGGCAGATTCTGATCGGCCGCAAGAAGCCTTGGTTGCCCAATCGGCTACTCGAATTCGAGTTCAGCCGCGACCGCCTCACGGCGACCAAAAAGAAACTGGGCCCCTGGATGGAATGGGCCGAGCGGCCGATCCAGGCGCGTTACCCCGTGTTGGTCGATCCCCCGGCCGCCCAGATCGTCGCCGTTGCTTGCATCTTGCTCGCTCTGACCTTTTACCCGCTGGCGCTCTTCCCGTTCGGCGTCTTCCTGCCCGCCACAGCGGTTTGCTTCTACGCGTTAGGGCTGTCGTCTCGCGACGGGCTGCTAACGCTGTTCGCCGCGGTGCTCACGACCGCGAGCCTCTGGGCGCTGTACGCCTTCTGGCCCTTCTGA
- a CDS encoding NINE protein gives MVTPATPRTATAPPYDANPPHDADLSHAEGGEQSHYLIVGYALWVFGFLGSHRFYYGKPITGTIWFFTLGLLFIGWIIDLFLIPSMQDEASNDAVPGPLNHTIAWLLLTFLGVLGVHRFYMGKWITGIIYFLTIGLFGVGVIYDFWTLNEQVNESNLSHLH, from the coding sequence ATGGTAACTCCCGCCACCCCACGGACCGCGACCGCCCCCCCTTACGACGCGAACCCGCCTCACGACGCGGACCTGAGTCATGCGGAGGGGGGCGAGCAATCGCATTACCTGATCGTTGGCTACGCCTTATGGGTGTTCGGGTTCCTTGGCTCGCACCGATTTTACTACGGCAAGCCAATCACCGGCACGATCTGGTTCTTCACGCTCGGTTTGCTGTTTATCGGCTGGATCATCGACCTGTTCCTCATCCCCTCAATGCAGGACGAGGCAAGCAACGATGCGGTGCCCGGTCCGCTGAATCACACGATCGCCTGGTTGCTGTTGACGTTCCTGGGCGTGCTCGGCGTTCATCGGTTCTACATGGGGAAATGGATCACCGGCATCATCTATTTTCTGACCATCGGTCTGTTTGGCGTCGGGGTGATTTACGATTTCTGGACCCTCAACGAGCAAGTGAACGAATCGAATTTGTCGCACTTGCACTGA